A region from the Brassica napus cultivar Da-Ae chromosome C8, Da-Ae, whole genome shotgun sequence genome encodes:
- the LOC106405503 gene encoding glyceraldehyde-3-phosphate dehydrogenase GAPB, chloroplastic, whose amino-acid sequence MATHSALAVSRIPVKPRLQSKSAIHSIPAQCSSKRLEVAAFSGLRVSSNGGEASFFDAIAAQITPKAVGTPSPVRGETVAKLKVAINGFGRIGRNFLRCWHGRKDSPLEVVVLNDSGGVKNASHLLKYDSMLGTFKADVKIVDNETISVDGKLIKVVSNRDPLKLPWAELGIDIVIEGTGVFVDGPGAGKHIQAGASKVIITAPAKGADIPTYVVGVNEQDYSHDVANIISNASCTTNCLAPFAKVLDEEFGIVKGTMTTTHSYTGDQRLLDASHRDLRRARAAALNIVPTSTGAAKAVSLVLPQLKGKLNGIALRVPTPNVSVVDLVINVEKKGLTAEDVNEAFRKAAAGPLKGVLEVCDTPLVSCDFRCSDVSTTIDSSLTMVMGDDMVKVVAWYDNEWGYSQRVVDLAHLVAAKWPGEVAAGSGDPLEDFCKTNPADEECKVYEA is encoded by the exons ATGGCCACACATTCAGCTCTTGCCGTCTCCAGAATCCCCGTCAAACCGAGGCTGCAGTCTAAGAGTGCCATCCACTCTATCCCAGCTCAATGTTCCTCCAAG AGGCTAGAAGTGGCTGCATTCTCCGGCCTGCGAGTCAGCAGTAACGGTGGGGAAGCATCTTTCTTTGATGCCATAGCTGCTCAAATCACCCCCAAG GCTGTGGGGACACCCTCTCCTGTTAGAGGAGAGACAGTGGCAAAACTGAAGGTGGCCATCAATGGGTTTGGAAGGATTGGTAGGAACTTCCTCAGGTGTTGGCACGGTCGCAAGGACTCTCCTCTCGAAGTTGTTGTGCTTAACGACAGTGGTGGTGTCAAGAAC GCATCCCACTTGCTCAAGTATGACTCCATGCTTGGAACCTTCAAGGCCGATGTGAAAATAGTCGACAATGAAACTATCAGCGTTGATGGCAAGCTCATCAAAGTCGTCTCAAACAGAGATCCTCTTAAGCTTCCATGGGCTGAGCTCGGCATTGACATTGTCATCGAG gGAACAGGAGTGTTTGTTGATGGGCCAGGAGCAGGGAAGCACATCCAAGCTGGAGCCTCGAAAGTGATCATCACAGCACCAGCTAAAGGCGCTGATATCCCAACCTATGTTGTGGGAGTCAATGAGCAAGACTATTCTCATGACGTTGCTAACATCATTAG TAATGCATCTTGCACCACCAACTGTTTGGCTCCCTTTGCGAAAGTTTTGGATGAAGAGTTTG GAATCGTCAAGGGGACTATGACAACGACACACTCTTACACCGGGGACCAA AGGCTCCTAGATGCATCACACAGGGACCTAAGGCGTGCAAGAGCCGCAGCACTGAACATTGTACCGACTAGCACAGGTGCAGCAAAGGCGGTGTCGTTGGTGCTCCCCCAGCTGAAGGGTAAACTCAACGGCATTGCACTCCGTGTGCCGACCCCAAACGTCTCTGTGGTTGACCTTGTTATAAACGTTGAGAAGAAAGGTTTGACTGCTGAAGACGTTAACGAGGCCTTCAGAAAAGCGGCCGCTGGACCGCTCAAGGGCGTTTTAGAGGTTTGCGACACGCCACTTGTCTCTTGTGACTTCAGGTGCTCTGATGTCTCAACCACCATTGACTCTTCCCTCACAATGGTCATGGGTGATGATATGGTCAAGGTGGTCGCCTGGTACGACAACGAGTGGGGTTACAG CCAAAGAGTAGTGGATTTGGCTCACCTAGTGGCTGCCAAGTGGCCGGGAGAGGTAGCTGCTGGAAGCGGAGACCCTTTGGAAGATTTCTGTAAGACAAACCCAGCCGATGAAGAATGCAAAGTCTATGAAGCTTGA
- the LOC106405504 gene encoding uncharacterized protein LOC106405504: protein MAALSTSLSLSRNTQQLHPSSGFSLKPIARRANVSFGLNPSKKIQLSAPRGKRILTIQSAYRDDDSSGSTGLFVGGFILGGLIVGALGCVYAPQISKAIAGADRKDLMRKLPKFIYDEEKALEKTRKVLADKIAQLNSAIDDVSSQLKSEDTPNGAALSTDEVEATA from the exons ATGGCGGCTCTTTcgacatctctctctctttccagGAATACTCAGCAACTCCATCCTTCATCTG GCTTTTCTCTGAAGCCAATTGCTCGTCGTGCCAACGTTTCTTTCGGGCTGAATCCCTCTAAAAAGATCCAGCTTTCTGCTCCTAGAGGCAAAAGGATCCTAACCATCCAATCAGCATACAG AGATGATGACAGTTCAGGCAGCACTGGCCTGTTTGTGGGGGGGTTCATTTTGGGCGGGCTCATAGTCGGTGCTCTTGGATGTGTGTATGCACCACAG ATCAGCAAGGCTATAGCTGGAGCAGACCGAAAGGATCTCATGAGGAAATTGCCTAAGTTCATATATGATGAGGAAAAAGCTTTGGAG AAAACTCGCAAGGTATTGGCTGACAAAATTGCTCAGCTCAACTCTGCTATCGACGATGTGTCCTCTCAGCTAAAATCAGAAGACACCCCTAATGGTGCAGCTCTAAGCACCGATGAAGTTGAGGCTACAGCCTGA